One Sphingomonas sabuli genomic region harbors:
- a CDS encoding DEAD/DEAH box helicase has translation MEDDRIHSALAEALTARGFEGLTAVQSAVLAEEAQRRDLVVSAKTGSGKTVAFGLAMADELLQGDRLTFTREPLALVIAPTRELAMQVSRELEWLYAHAGGRVISCVGGMDPMKERRSLAAGVHIVVGTPGRLRDHLERGALELSSLRVAVLDEADEMLDMGFREELEEILDATPQGRRTLLFSATMPRPIVALAKRYQQDALRIETLGDKEGHHDIAYQAVAVSPTDTEHAVVNLLRFHEAETAILFCATRDAVRRLHASLTERGFDAVALSGEHSQSERNHALQALRDRRARVCVATDVAARGIDLPSVSLVIHVELPRDAEALQHRSGRTGRAGRKGTAILIVPYQRRKRVEGMLRGARINVEWTGVPTAAEIRERDRARLLAARSEPAELEEEDQELARQLMAKLSPEAIASALVKTLRNDMPAPEDILSAAARTQAKGADGHRPGFEGANWFRINAGRSHNADPRWLLPLICRYGHVGRGDIGAIRIAANDSYFQVTQRATPGFIKALKRSTLAPEDEGMIIEPAPPRDASQPRPASTYRPERAHEKPRSRKKPRKPKSA, from the coding sequence ATGGAAGATGATAGAATACATTCGGCGCTTGCCGAAGCGCTGACGGCGCGCGGCTTCGAGGGTCTAACGGCGGTTCAATCGGCGGTGCTTGCCGAGGAAGCGCAACGACGCGACCTTGTGGTCTCCGCCAAAACTGGATCCGGGAAGACCGTCGCCTTTGGCTTGGCGATGGCTGACGAGCTCCTTCAGGGGGATCGGCTGACTTTCACCCGCGAGCCGCTCGCGCTCGTGATCGCGCCTACGCGTGAGTTGGCGATGCAGGTGAGCCGAGAGCTTGAGTGGCTTTATGCCCATGCGGGCGGGCGTGTCATATCCTGCGTGGGTGGCATGGACCCGATGAAGGAGCGCCGCTCGCTGGCTGCAGGGGTTCATATCGTCGTCGGGACACCCGGGCGACTGCGGGATCATCTGGAACGGGGGGCGCTCGAGCTGTCCTCGCTTCGCGTCGCAGTGCTCGATGAGGCGGACGAGATGCTCGACATGGGCTTTCGGGAAGAGCTGGAAGAGATCCTCGACGCGACGCCGCAGGGCCGGCGCACGTTGCTGTTCTCCGCCACCATGCCGCGGCCGATAGTGGCGCTGGCCAAGCGCTATCAGCAGGACGCGCTGCGGATCGAAACGCTGGGCGACAAGGAGGGTCACCACGACATCGCCTACCAGGCGGTCGCAGTGTCGCCGACCGACACCGAACATGCGGTGGTCAACCTGTTGCGCTTCCACGAGGCGGAGACGGCTATTCTGTTCTGCGCGACGCGCGACGCGGTGCGGCGCCTGCACGCCAGCCTCACCGAGCGCGGCTTCGACGCGGTCGCGTTGTCCGGCGAGCATAGTCAGAGCGAGCGCAATCATGCGCTTCAGGCCCTTCGCGACCGGCGGGCGCGGGTGTGTGTCGCCACGGATGTCGCCGCACGCGGCATCGACCTTCCCTCAGTGTCGCTCGTGATTCATGTCGAGCTGCCGCGCGATGCGGAAGCGCTGCAGCACCGATCGGGGCGGACCGGCCGCGCGGGCCGCAAAGGAACGGCGATCCTGATCGTGCCATACCAGCGGCGGAAGCGGGTCGAAGGAATGCTCCGCGGAGCCCGCATCAACGTCGAGTGGACCGGCGTGCCGACCGCCGCCGAGATCCGCGAGCGGGACCGGGCGCGGCTGCTCGCCGCCCGGTCCGAACCGGCCGAGTTGGAGGAGGAAGACCAGGAGCTTGCGCGCCAACTGATGGCCAAGCTGTCGCCCGAAGCCATCGCTAGCGCGCTTGTGAAGACGCTGCGCAACGACATGCCGGCTCCCGAAGACATCTTGTCGGCTGCGGCGCGGACTCAAGCGAAGGGCGCCGACGGTCATCGCCCCGGGTTCGAAGGCGCCAACTGGTTCCGGATCAACGCCGGCCGCAGCCATAATGCCGATCCGCGGTGGCTGCTGCCGCTGATCTGCCGGTACGGACACGTCGGACGCGGCGACATCGGCGCGATCCGGATCGCTGCGAATGACAGCTATTTCCAGGTGACTCAGCGAGCCACGCCTGGCTTCATCAAGGCGCTAAAGCGCTCCACGCTTGCGCCCGAAGACGAAGGGATGATCATTGAGCCGGCGCCGCCGCGCGATGCATCGCAGCCGCGTCCGGCCTCCACCTACCGTCCCGAGCGGGCCCACGAGAAGCCGCGCTCGAGGAAGAAACCAAGGAAACCAAAATCCGCCTAG
- a CDS encoding calcium-binding protein has protein sequence MRGFANTGTTWNDLITGGTLVGANSSVFTVETAGDVSREYFWGSGLGATSQNMPTAGTITSWEHEVYGGEPGVFIPGWEITEFSVSAATFSSLILNDNLDTLFADYIMTGDDSVLSGYGNDVLLGYGGNDMLQSAEGNDILDGGTGDDLMYGGFGDDTYFVDSVEDDVVEYADQGIDTLILTVVPPGGFIRTPDHFEILRNNSGVGIAMLGNELSNSLFGSNSGSDILFGEEGNDVLSGGSGPDVLHGGAGDDVFFVDDAGDIVDDKMLSGDVGSGTDEVRSSIAFSLLSSDGLADIENLRLIGTASVDATGNRLNNELTGNSGDNILNGSAGADIMRGNSGNDIYYVDNGGDRVIESSAAGGTDTVRSSTSFELGDHVENLQLTGSAVSVGTGNGLANRISGNNQANILSGLEGDDVLTGNGGTDLLYGAAGIDQIDGGSGDDFLDGGAGRDLITGGAGADSFVFNAGDFAGLSTGTCDRILDFARAEGDQIRLNSIDANSANGAASNDAFTFIGTGGFTGVAGQLRYQQAGGNTYITGDVDGDGIADFMIRLDGMHALVAGDFVL, from the coding sequence ATGCGCGGTTTTGCAAACACCGGGACGACTTGGAACGACCTGATCACGGGCGGGACGCTCGTCGGAGCGAACTCTTCCGTTTTCACGGTGGAGACGGCCGGTGATGTGTCCAGGGAATATTTCTGGGGCTCCGGCCTGGGGGCGACGTCCCAGAACATGCCGACCGCTGGAACGATAACGTCCTGGGAGCATGAAGTTTACGGTGGTGAACCCGGAGTCTTTATTCCGGGGTGGGAAATCACGGAATTCTCGGTTTCCGCGGCAACCTTTTCGTCCCTGATCTTGAACGACAATCTCGATACGCTGTTCGCCGACTACATCATGACGGGCGATGATTCTGTCCTGTCCGGGTACGGCAACGACGTCCTGCTCGGCTACGGTGGCAACGACATGCTGCAAAGCGCCGAAGGCAACGATATCCTTGATGGCGGCACGGGCGACGACCTGATGTACGGCGGTTTCGGGGACGACACCTACTTCGTGGACTCAGTCGAGGACGATGTCGTCGAATATGCCGACCAGGGCATCGACACGTTAATCCTGACCGTGGTTCCCCCTGGCGGTTTCATCAGGACGCCGGACCATTTCGAAATCCTTCGCAACAATAGCGGTGTCGGCATCGCAATGCTCGGCAACGAGCTGTCCAATTCGCTGTTCGGGTCCAACAGTGGGTCGGACATCCTGTTCGGAGAAGAGGGCAATGACGTGCTGTCCGGCGGATCTGGTCCGGACGTCCTGCACGGCGGTGCGGGTGACGATGTGTTTTTCGTCGACGATGCCGGCGATATCGTCGACGACAAGATGCTGTCCGGCGACGTTGGAAGCGGGACGGATGAAGTGCGTTCCAGCATTGCCTTCTCGCTGTTGTCCAGCGACGGTCTGGCCGACATCGAGAACCTGCGGCTGATCGGCACCGCTTCGGTCGACGCCACCGGCAACCGCCTGAACAACGAACTGACCGGCAATTCCGGCGACAACATCCTAAACGGCAGCGCCGGCGCGGACATCATGCGCGGCAATTCGGGCAACGACATCTATTATGTCGACAACGGCGGCGACCGGGTGATCGAAAGCAGCGCGGCGGGCGGGACGGATACCGTCCGGTCGTCAACCTCCTTCGAACTAGGCGACCATGTCGAGAATCTGCAGCTGACCGGCAGCGCCGTCAGCGTCGGAACGGGCAACGGCCTGGCCAACCGCATCTCCGGCAATAACCAGGCGAACATCCTGTCCGGTCTGGAAGGCGACGACGTGCTGACCGGCAATGGCGGCACCGACCTGCTCTACGGCGCCGCGGGCATCGACCAGATCGACGGGGGAAGTGGCGACGATTTCCTTGACGGCGGCGCCGGGCGCGACCTGATCACGGGCGGAGCGGGTGCCGACAGTTTCGTTTTCAACGCCGGCGATTTTGCCGGCCTGAGCACCGGGACGTGCGACCGCATCCTGGATTTCGCCCGAGCGGAAGGCGACCAGATCCGCCTGAATTCGATCGACGCCAATTCCGCCAACGGCGCGGCGTCGAACGATGCGTTCACCTTCATCGGCACCGGCGGATTCACCGGCGTTGCTGGCCAGTTGCGCTACCAACAGGCGGGCGGAAACACCTACATTACTGGTGACGTGGACGGTGACGGCATCGCGGATTTCATGATTCGCCTCGACGGAATGCACGCGCTCGTCGCTGGCGATTTCGTTTTATGA
- a CDS encoding calcium-binding protein: MNINFYLAFDMRDFANSGTYWNEQIAGGILAQSAADEYRVYSQDGNRNFFFGNNLGQVDNNMPVDGTIIAWNNYQSNGAGVFSMFSFSVSAYLFASYVLSDNIADLLEGLIMTGDDSVYGSGFNDYLLGYDGNDVLRGQAGDDILDGGAGDDQMLGGSGDDTFIVGSDGDIALELTETGGFDTILIRYTPESVTYTVAELVESARNQSGAPLIIFGNTLDNSLYGGSTADYLYGDDGNDYLNGGAGADAVHGGHGNDVFFVDNVGDQVDDLTRTGSAGSGIDEVRSTISYSLLAQPNLADIENLQLAGTASVDAIGNRLNNELTGNSGDNLLNGSAGADIMRGGAGDDIYYIDNGGDRVIETGAGDGIDTVRSSLSHELGDHVENLQLTGGGYINGVGNSLANRISGNGQSNILAGGSGDDILTGNGGTDLLYGNDGADLLDGGTGDDFLDGGAGRDQFTGGAGADSFVFNSGDAGATAGTSDRIVDFSRSEGDQIRLNAIDANATNGAASNDAFAFIGTGAFTGAAGQLRYQVVSGNTYISGDVDGDGTADFVIRVDGAHAFVVGDFVL; encoded by the coding sequence ATGAACATCAACTTCTACCTCGCCTTCGACATGCGCGATTTCGCCAATAGCGGGACGTACTGGAACGAGCAGATCGCGGGCGGCATCCTGGCTCAATCGGCCGCGGACGAATATCGAGTGTACAGCCAGGACGGCAACAGAAATTTCTTTTTCGGAAATAATCTCGGTCAAGTCGACAATAACATGCCGGTCGACGGAACAATCATCGCATGGAATAACTACCAGTCTAATGGTGCTGGCGTCTTTTCGATGTTCTCATTTTCTGTCTCTGCGTATCTGTTCGCTTCTTACGTCCTTTCCGACAATATCGCGGACCTGCTTGAAGGTCTTATTATGACCGGCGACGACTCGGTCTACGGGAGCGGCTTCAACGATTATTTGCTGGGTTACGACGGCAATGATGTTTTGAGGGGACAAGCCGGCGACGACATCCTGGACGGCGGCGCCGGCGATGACCAGATGCTCGGCGGCTCCGGCGACGACACGTTCATCGTTGGTTCGGACGGGGACATCGCCCTTGAATTAACGGAAACCGGCGGGTTCGACACGATCCTCATTCGCTATACCCCGGAAAGCGTGACCTACACGGTCGCGGAGCTCGTTGAGAGCGCGCGCAACCAGAGCGGGGCGCCGCTGATCATATTCGGCAATACTCTCGACAATTCGCTGTATGGGGGCAGCACGGCCGACTATCTGTATGGCGACGACGGCAACGATTATCTGAACGGGGGCGCGGGTGCGGACGCCGTGCACGGCGGTCATGGCAACGATGTCTTTTTCGTCGACAACGTCGGGGATCAGGTCGACGACCTGACCCGTACCGGCAGCGCCGGAAGCGGGATCGACGAGGTCCGGTCGACGATCAGCTATTCGCTGCTTGCACAGCCTAACCTTGCAGACATCGAGAACCTGCAGCTGGCGGGAACGGCATCGGTCGACGCCATCGGCAACCGTTTGAACAACGAGCTGACCGGGAATTCGGGCGACAACCTGCTTAACGGCAGTGCCGGAGCGGACATCATGCGCGGCGGCGCGGGCGACGACATCTATTACATCGACAATGGCGGCGACCGGGTGATCGAAACCGGCGCCGGAGACGGGATCGATACCGTACGGTCGTCGCTGTCCCACGAACTGGGCGATCACGTCGAGAACCTTCAGCTTACGGGCGGAGGGTACATCAATGGGGTCGGCAACAGCCTTGCCAACCGTATTTCAGGGAACGGCCAGTCGAATATTCTCGCTGGCGGGAGCGGAGACGACATCCTGACCGGCAATGGCGGCACGGACTTGCTTTACGGCAACGACGGGGCCGACTTGCTGGACGGCGGCACCGGCGACGACTTCCTGGATGGCGGCGCTGGGCGCGACCAATTTACCGGCGGGGCCGGCGCCGACAGCTTCGTCTTCAATAGCGGCGACGCGGGCGCGACGGCCGGCACGAGCGATCGCATCGTGGATTTCAGCCGGTCGGAAGGCGACCAGATCCGGCTCAATGCAATCGACGCCAACGCGACGAACGGGGCAGCGTCGAACGACGCCTTCGCGTTCATCGGCACCGGCGCCTTCACCGGCGCCGCCGGACAATTGCGCTATCAGGTCGTTAGCGGGAATACGTACATCAGCGGCGATGTCGACGGCGATGGCACCGCCGATTTCGTGATCCGCGTGGATGGAGCCCACGCCTTCGTGGTGGGCGACTTCGTACTGTAA
- a CDS encoding endo-1,4-beta-xylanase codes for MAHYSGRRFGSAVNWGKPGEDRGSFANPAYARILERECSVLVPENELKWQWVRPSRDRFEFAQFDAIAEYAMANGFSLRGHTLFWLPQKWYPDWLAKIDLGSRPASAAEALLADHVRTVCRRYGAAIYSYDAVNEAIEPETGQIRDTVLTRALGGEALLDLMFHTARAEAPHAQLVYNDYMSWERTAEDPVHMRGVLRLLEGFRKRGTPVDALGVQSHIRLLKKEPVAAIVRESEGPWRAFLDEVVAMGFDLVITEFDVNDQQAPDDIAVRDQMVADYAKAYLEVMLDYPQLRDILAWGMVDRYSWLTGFDPRRDRSIKRGTPYDEAFRPKPLRTSLGAAFANAKKGSS; via the coding sequence ATGGCCCATTACAGCGGACGGCGCTTCGGATCGGCGGTCAACTGGGGTAAGCCCGGCGAGGATCGGGGCAGCTTCGCCAACCCGGCCTACGCGCGCATCCTTGAACGTGAATGTTCGGTGCTCGTCCCGGAGAATGAGCTGAAATGGCAATGGGTCAGGCCGAGCCGCGACAGGTTCGAGTTTGCCCAGTTCGACGCCATTGCCGAATATGCGATGGCCAACGGCTTTTCGCTGCGCGGGCACACGCTCTTCTGGCTGCCGCAGAAATGGTACCCGGACTGGCTCGCCAAGATCGACTTGGGATCGCGGCCCGCGTCGGCGGCCGAGGCGCTCCTTGCCGATCATGTGCGGACAGTGTGCCGCCGCTACGGTGCCGCAATCTATTCCTACGATGCGGTCAACGAGGCGATCGAGCCGGAGACCGGACAAATCCGCGACACGGTGTTGACCCGCGCGCTCGGCGGCGAAGCGCTGCTCGATCTCATGTTCCACACCGCGCGGGCCGAAGCGCCGCATGCCCAGCTAGTCTACAACGATTATATGAGCTGGGAACGGACTGCGGAGGATCCGGTGCACATGCGCGGTGTGCTGCGCCTGCTCGAAGGATTTCGCAAGCGCGGAACGCCGGTCGACGCGCTGGGCGTGCAATCGCACATCCGCCTGCTGAAGAAAGAGCCCGTCGCTGCCATTGTGCGCGAATCCGAAGGTCCGTGGCGCGCGTTCCTCGACGAAGTGGTCGCCATGGGATTCGACCTGGTGATTACCGAATTCGACGTCAACGACCAGCAGGCGCCCGACGACATCGCCGTGCGCGATCAGATGGTGGCTGACTATGCCAAAGCCTATCTCGAGGTGATGCTCGACTATCCGCAGCTTCGCGACATTCTCGCCTGGGGCATGGTCGACCGGTACAGCTGGCTAACCGGCTTCGACCCCCGCCGCGACCGCTCGATCAAGCGCGGCACCCCGTATGACGAAGCATTTCGCCCCAAGCCGCTTCGCACATCGCTTGGCGCGGCCTTCGCCAACGCGAAGAAGGGTAGTAGTTAG
- a CDS encoding alpha-glucuronidase family glycosyl hydrolase → MRAVAAVALAHSAAPAAAQRSDGYDLWLRYDPLPPAERASYRLLLRSAFFAGDSGSMQAAREELQRGVGAMVGAAPIAVASLGNADLIVGTPAALPALKSLGLPLNAAGPEGFVLRRIAWKGRDVIVVAGNSDVGVLRGIFALLRRIQTGQPLESLNVVEAPRYALRLLNHWDNLDRTVERGYAGQSLWDWHKLPGWVDPRYTDYARANASVGINGAVLNNVNASAEILTPPYLEKVAAIAGVLRPWGVRTYLSARFTAPIAIGGLKTADPLDPQVQRWWRSKADSIYRLIPDFGGFLIKANSEGQPGPQDYGRSHADGANMIADALAPHGGTVMWRAFIYSPEEVDRARSAYDEFKPLDGKFRSNVILQVKNGPIDFQPREPFHPLFGQMPATRVGMEVQITKEYLGFATHLAFLGALWEEVLDSRTATPRARVAGEISALAGVANIGTDRNWTGSHFDQANWYAFGRLAWNPTLRSSDIAQEWSRMTWGNDRQVTETVVPMMLRSRDAVVDYMTPLGLTHLMATGHHYGPGPWVDDLERRDWNPTYYHRATRDGIGFDRTAGGSNAVSQYAGAVQHCWSSLECVPDRYLLWFHHVPWTKRLRSGRTLWADMVKRYDDGVSAVREMRRDWASLNGRIDAERYREVTAFLKIQEQEAKWWRDASIAYFQSINGLPLPPGHAPPEHALEHYKSLRFPYAPGN, encoded by the coding sequence ATGCGCGCGGTTGCAGCCGTGGCGCTGGCGCATTCGGCCGCGCCTGCGGCGGCGCAGCGGAGTGACGGCTATGACCTGTGGTTGCGATACGACCCGTTGCCGCCAGCCGAGCGAGCGTCTTACCGGCTACTCCTGAGGTCAGCATTCTTCGCCGGCGACAGCGGTTCGATGCAGGCCGCGAGGGAGGAATTGCAACGCGGTGTTGGCGCCATGGTCGGCGCGGCGCCAATCGCTGTCGCTTCGTTGGGGAACGCAGATCTTATCGTCGGCACGCCCGCGGCATTGCCTGCCCTCAAGTCGCTTGGATTGCCGCTCAATGCGGCTGGCCCGGAAGGGTTCGTGCTTCGCCGCATCGCTTGGAAAGGACGCGACGTTATCGTCGTCGCCGGGAACAGCGACGTCGGCGTGCTGCGCGGGATCTTCGCCCTGCTTCGGCGCATCCAGACCGGCCAGCCTCTCGAATCATTGAACGTGGTGGAAGCGCCGCGTTACGCGCTCCGGCTGCTTAATCACTGGGACAATCTCGATCGCACGGTAGAGCGCGGTTACGCCGGCCAGTCGTTATGGGACTGGCACAAGCTGCCCGGCTGGGTCGACCCGCGCTACACGGATTATGCTCGCGCCAACGCATCGGTCGGCATCAACGGCGCGGTGCTCAACAACGTCAACGCCTCGGCCGAAATCCTGACGCCGCCTTATCTCGAAAAAGTGGCCGCGATCGCCGGCGTGCTTCGCCCGTGGGGCGTGCGCACCTATCTCAGCGCGCGCTTTACGGCACCGATCGCCATCGGCGGCTTGAAAACGGCCGATCCGCTCGATCCTCAGGTGCAACGGTGGTGGCGATCGAAGGCCGACTCTATCTACCGGCTGATACCCGACTTCGGCGGCTTCCTGATCAAGGCCAATTCGGAAGGTCAGCCCGGTCCGCAGGATTACGGGCGGAGCCACGCCGACGGCGCCAACATGATCGCCGATGCCCTTGCCCCGCATGGTGGAACGGTGATGTGGCGCGCCTTCATCTACTCGCCTGAAGAGGTAGACCGCGCGCGTTCGGCTTACGACGAGTTCAAACCGCTCGACGGCAAATTCCGCAGCAACGTCATTCTTCAAGTCAAGAACGGTCCCATCGATTTCCAGCCCCGCGAACCATTCCATCCGTTGTTCGGGCAGATGCCCGCGACGCGCGTTGGCATGGAAGTGCAGATCACCAAGGAATATCTGGGCTTCGCCACCCACCTCGCCTTCCTCGGTGCCTTGTGGGAAGAGGTACTGGACAGCCGCACTGCGACGCCACGCGCCAGGGTTGCCGGGGAGATTTCCGCGCTGGCTGGCGTGGCCAACATCGGCACCGACCGCAACTGGACCGGTTCGCACTTCGATCAGGCCAATTGGTATGCCTTCGGTCGGTTGGCCTGGAACCCGACGCTCCGGTCCAGCGACATCGCGCAGGAATGGTCGCGCATGACCTGGGGCAACGACCGGCAGGTTACCGAAACGGTCGTTCCGATGATGTTGCGCTCGCGGGACGCAGTGGTCGATTACATGACCCCGCTGGGCCTGACGCATCTGATGGCGACTGGTCATCACTACGGGCCCGGCCCGTGGGTCGACGACCTCGAACGGCGCGACTGGAACCCGACCTATTATCACCGCGCGACAAGGGACGGGATCGGGTTCGATCGAACGGCCGGCGGCAGCAACGCCGTCAGCCAATATGCCGGCGCCGTCCAACACTGCTGGTCGAGCCTGGAGTGCGTCCCAGACCGCTATTTGTTGTGGTTTCACCACGTCCCGTGGACGAAGCGCTTGCGGTCAGGACGCACTTTATGGGCAGACATGGTCAAACGCTACGATGACGGTGTCTCCGCCGTGCGCGAAATGCGGCGCGACTGGGCGTCACTCAATGGCCGGATCGACGCCGAACGGTATCGCGAAGTGACGGCTTTCCTGAAGATCCAGGAGCAGGAGGCGAAGTGGTGGCGCGACGCGTCGATCGCTTATTTTCAGAGCATCAACGGTCTGCCGCTGCCGCCGGGGCACGCGCCGCCCGAGCATGCCCTTGAGCATTACAAGTCGCTACGCTTTCCGTACGCGCCTGGGAACTAG
- a CDS encoding DUF6445 family protein, with amino-acid sequence MDDSRYDFALRRSFDMRLDRVGREGEPVLTVEGVLADPQSLVDYAATEVTFAPAWGANGGYPGVRAPAPLNYVNKVVRALAPSINRAFGLSDAKLVRAECNLSMVVLPPTALHVQQRVPHFDTASPMQFAVLHYLCAPEHGGTAFYRHRSTGFEAITPDRLRSFEAARDAEIAAAPPPSAYVTRTSRDYEQIGAVEAAFDRLVIYRSRLLHSGQISQASALSDDPRIGRLTANIFVNFAPA; translated from the coding sequence ATGGACGACAGCCGCTACGACTTCGCGCTTCGCCGCAGCTTCGACATGCGGCTCGACCGGGTTGGCCGGGAAGGTGAGCCGGTGTTGACCGTAGAGGGCGTGCTCGCCGACCCGCAAAGCCTGGTCGATTATGCCGCGACCGAGGTGACGTTTGCGCCTGCTTGGGGCGCCAACGGCGGCTATCCCGGCGTGCGGGCGCCAGCTCCGTTGAATTACGTCAACAAGGTCGTTCGCGCGCTCGCCCCGTCAATCAACCGCGCCTTCGGGCTGAGCGATGCGAAGCTGGTGCGGGCCGAATGCAACCTGTCGATGGTCGTGCTGCCGCCGACCGCGCTGCACGTGCAGCAACGCGTGCCGCATTTCGATACCGCAAGCCCGATGCAATTCGCGGTGCTGCATTATCTGTGCGCGCCCGAACATGGCGGCACCGCTTTCTATCGCCACCGGTCAACCGGATTCGAGGCGATTACGCCAGATCGTCTAAGGTCTTTCGAAGCCGCGCGCGACGCGGAGATCGCGGCCGCTCCGCCGCCATCGGCCTACGTCACCCGGACTTCACGAGATTACGAGCAGATCGGCGCGGTCGAGGCCGCGTTCGATCGGCTGGTGATCTATCGCAGCCGACTGCTTCACTCGGGCCAGATCTCTCAGGCCTCCGCCCTCAGCGACGATCCGCGCATTGGCCGCTTGACCGCGAACATATTCGTCAACTTCGCGCCCGCCTGA